Proteins from a single region of Streptomyces sp. HUAS 15-9:
- a CDS encoding CBS domain-containing protein, which translates to MKHDKVGSVMTTDVVHAEYATPFKEVVRLLADHRISGLPVVDEDDKVIGVISETDLVVRQAATPGPCEPRRRAGLAQLTRGARRQAAKAKAGTAGRLMSRPPVTVHADDTIVEAARTMAVRHVERLPVLDEEDRLVGMVTRRDLLQVFLRPDREIRDEVIDGILGRILWLPPRSVDVSVTQGVVTLTGRMERKSATEIAVSMTRQIDGVVDVVDHLTYHLDDARIRAEQALHGAADDWLRGP; encoded by the coding sequence CGACGGACGTCGTCCACGCCGAGTACGCCACCCCGTTCAAGGAGGTCGTGCGGCTTCTCGCGGACCACCGGATCAGCGGGCTGCCGGTCGTCGACGAGGACGACAAGGTCATCGGCGTCATCTCCGAGACGGACCTCGTGGTGCGGCAGGCGGCCACACCCGGGCCCTGTGAACCGAGGCGCCGCGCGGGGCTCGCGCAGCTGACCCGCGGTGCCCGGAGGCAGGCCGCCAAGGCGAAGGCCGGTACGGCCGGGCGGCTGATGTCTCGGCCGCCCGTCACGGTGCATGCCGACGACACCATCGTGGAAGCGGCCCGGACCATGGCCGTTCGGCATGTGGAACGGCTCCCCGTGCTCGACGAGGAGGACCGGCTGGTCGGCATGGTCACCCGGCGCGACCTGCTCCAGGTGTTCCTGCGCCCGGACCGGGAGATCCGCGACGAGGTGATCGACGGCATCCTGGGACGCATCCTGTGGCTGCCGCCGCGCAGCGTCGACGTCTCGGTGACACAAGGCGTCGTCACGCTCACCGGCCGCATGGAACGCAAGTCCGCCACGGAGATCGCCGTCTCCATGACCCGTCAGATCGACGGCGTGGTCGACGTGGTGGACCACCTGACCTACCACCTGGACGACGCGCGCATACGCGCGGAACAGGCCCTGCACGGCGCGGCCGACGACTGGCTGCGTGGACCGTGA